A stretch of the Haloarcula ordinaria genome encodes the following:
- a CDS encoding thiolase family protein, protein MTDVVVVDGARTAHGSLLGALSERTATELGQAAIEGLLDRTGVDHDLVDWVAMGNAVQAGVGQVPARQVVVDSPLPDAVPATTVNEASGSGLRAIMTAADRIEAGRASLCLAGGTESMSNAPYLVRELREGRPHGDATLVDAMIHDSLWDTHYEAHMGTLTDQLAERFEVGRRAQDEYARRSNHRAGDAIESGAFDEEIVPVEAGDHLVTEDEGPRPDTTMEQLARLPPAFGEDGTITAGNASKLSDGAGAVLLADAETVDEAGMGPMAHVEDYTVVYRDPAEFTIAVRDAVLELLERNDLSVDDVDHFELNEAFAAQMVYVADELGLPPEKHNPLGGAVALGHPIGASGGILTTTLLYAMEREDHDRGVVGMSAGGGGALAMSLVR, encoded by the coding sequence ATGACCGACGTGGTCGTCGTCGACGGGGCACGAACCGCACACGGGTCGCTCCTGGGCGCGCTCTCGGAGCGGACCGCGACCGAACTCGGACAGGCGGCCATCGAGGGGCTGCTCGACCGCACCGGAGTCGACCACGACCTGGTGGACTGGGTCGCGATGGGGAACGCCGTCCAGGCCGGGGTCGGCCAGGTCCCGGCGCGGCAGGTCGTCGTCGACTCACCCTTGCCGGATGCCGTCCCCGCAACCACGGTCAACGAGGCCTCCGGGTCCGGCCTTCGGGCTATCATGACTGCCGCCGACCGCATCGAGGCCGGCCGCGCGTCGCTGTGTCTCGCCGGCGGGACGGAATCGATGTCGAACGCCCCCTACCTCGTCCGCGAGCTGCGCGAGGGCCGACCACACGGCGACGCGACGCTCGTCGACGCGATGATTCACGACTCGCTGTGGGACACTCACTACGAGGCCCACATGGGGACGCTGACCGACCAGCTCGCCGAGCGCTTCGAGGTCGGCCGCCGGGCCCAGGACGAGTACGCCCGGCGGAGCAACCACCGGGCCGGCGACGCCATCGAGTCCGGCGCCTTCGACGAGGAGATCGTCCCCGTGGAGGCGGGTGACCACCTCGTCACCGAGGACGAGGGGCCTCGACCGGATACGACGATGGAACAGCTCGCCCGGCTCCCGCCGGCGTTCGGCGAGGACGGCACCATCACGGCCGGCAACGCCTCGAAGCTCTCCGACGGCGCGGGCGCGGTCTTGCTCGCGGACGCCGAGACTGTCGACGAGGCGGGCATGGGCCCGATGGCCCACGTCGAGGACTACACTGTCGTCTACCGCGATCCCGCGGAGTTCACGATTGCGGTCCGTGACGCCGTCTTGGAACTCCTCGAGCGGAACGACCTCTCTGTCGACGACGTCGACCACTTCGAACTCAACGAGGCCTTCGCCGCCCAGATGGTCTACGTCGCCGACGAACTGGGCTTGCCGCCGGAGAAACACAATCCGCTGGGCGGGGCCGTCGCACTCGGCCACCCTATCGGCGCCAGCGGCGGCATCCTCACGACGACGCTGCTCTATGCGATGGAGCGCGAGGACCACGACCGGGGGGTCGTCGGGATGAGCGCGGGCGGTGGGGGTGCGCTGGCGATGTCACTGGTGCGGTGA
- a CDS encoding pyridoxal phosphate-dependent aminotransferase — protein sequence MIEFSERVEQVSISGIREVFEAAGEDAINLGLGQPDFPTPEHAREAAVEAIRAGKADAYTSNKGTLELREAIAAKHARDNDLEVDPADIIATSGGSEALHIALEAHVDQDEEVVFPDPGFVSYEALTHLAGGQPKPVGLREDLTLDPAAVEDAITDDTAAFVVNSPANPTGAVQSPEDMREFARIADEHDVLCISDEVYEHQVFEGEHRSPAEFSEAGNVVVVNACSKAYSMTGWRLGWVTGPNDRIERMLRVHQYAQACASAPAQFAAEAALSGPQDPVAEMRDAFEERRDVLLDGLAEMGLECPTPKGAFYAMPKVPEGWVEAVIDRGVVVVPGDAFGERGAGYARISYATDMETLKEAIDIMAEATDAVR from the coding sequence ATGATCGAATTCTCCGAGCGCGTCGAGCAGGTGTCGATATCGGGCATCCGCGAGGTGTTCGAGGCGGCCGGCGAGGACGCCATCAACCTCGGGCTGGGTCAGCCGGACTTCCCCACCCCGGAGCACGCCCGCGAGGCGGCTGTCGAGGCCATCCGCGCGGGGAAGGCCGACGCCTACACGTCGAACAAGGGCACGCTGGAACTCCGGGAAGCCATCGCCGCGAAGCACGCCCGGGACAACGACCTCGAGGTCGACCCGGCTGACATCATCGCCACCTCGGGCGGGAGCGAGGCGCTCCACATCGCCCTGGAGGCCCACGTCGACCAGGACGAGGAGGTCGTCTTCCCGGACCCCGGCTTCGTCTCCTACGAGGCGCTGACCCACCTCGCAGGCGGCCAGCCGAAACCGGTCGGCCTGCGCGAGGACCTGACGCTCGACCCGGCCGCCGTCGAGGACGCTATCACCGACGACACGGCGGCGTTCGTCGTCAACTCGCCGGCCAACCCGACGGGGGCGGTCCAGTCGCCCGAGGACATGCGCGAGTTCGCCCGTATCGCCGACGAGCACGACGTGCTTTGCATCTCCGACGAGGTGTACGAACACCAGGTGTTCGAGGGTGAACACCGCTCGCCGGCGGAGTTCAGCGAGGCAGGCAACGTCGTCGTCGTCAACGCCTGCTCGAAGGCCTACTCGATGACCGGCTGGCGCCTGGGCTGGGTCACCGGCCCGAACGACCGTATCGAGCGGATGTTGCGGGTCCACCAGTACGCGCAGGCCTGTGCGTCGGCCCCCGCCCAGTTCGCCGCGGAGGCCGCACTCTCGGGCCCGCAGGACCCCGTCGCCGAGATGCGCGATGCCTTCGAGGAGCGCCGTGACGTGCTGCTCGACGGGCTCGCGGAGATGGGTCTGGAGTGTCCCACGCCGAAGGGCGCGTTCTACGCGATGCCGAAGGTTCCGGAGGGGTGGGTCGAGGCGGTCATCGACCGCGGCGTTGTCGTCGTCCCCGGCGACGCGTTCGGCGAGCGCGGCGCGGGTTACGCTCGTATCTCCTACGCCACGGACATGGAGACGCTGAAAGAAGCCATCGATATCATGGCGGAGGCGACGGACGCCGTCCGCTGA
- a CDS encoding metallophosphoesterase, with product MTPTYDDRALLLDGTLVLADLHLGRGTGGNLELPIGSGADVARRFETLVDRHRPSEVVVAGDLLHSFQTVPRTVESVVESLRATCVDRDADLIVTPGNHDTMLESVWDGPSPASHRIGDTVVCHGHEVPEAEADRYVVGHDHPTIAIEGQRRPCYLVGPEQFRGATVVMLPSFNTLNAGVEVNRMQAADFQSPLVTDADRLEPVVWDESGREAVTFPALGEFRRML from the coding sequence ATGACGCCCACGTACGACGACCGGGCGCTGCTACTGGACGGGACCCTCGTGCTCGCTGACCTCCACCTGGGCCGGGGCACCGGCGGGAACCTCGAACTCCCGATCGGGTCGGGCGCCGACGTCGCCCGTCGGTTCGAAACCCTCGTCGACCGCCATCGCCCGAGCGAGGTCGTCGTGGCCGGCGACCTGCTGCACTCCTTCCAGACGGTCCCCCGGACCGTCGAGAGCGTGGTCGAGAGCCTCCGGGCGACCTGTGTGGACCGGGATGCCGACCTTATCGTCACGCCGGGCAACCACGATACGATGCTGGAATCGGTCTGGGATGGCCCGAGTCCGGCGTCACACCGCATCGGCGACACCGTGGTCTGTCACGGCCACGAGGTACCCGAGGCGGAGGCCGACCGCTACGTCGTCGGCCACGACCACCCGACCATCGCCATCGAGGGCCAGCGCCGACCCTGCTACCTCGTGGGTCCCGAGCAGTTCCGCGGCGCGACGGTGGTGATGCTCCCGTCGTTCAACACGCTCAACGCGGGCGTCGAGGTCAACCGGATGCAGGCCGCTGACTTCCAGTCGCCGCTCGTCACGGACGCCGACAGACTCGAACCAGTGGTCTGGGACGAGAGCGGGCGGGAGGCCGTCACGTTCCCCGCCCTCGGGGAGTTCCGCCGGATGTTATAA